A window from Gossypium raimondii isolate GPD5lz chromosome 7, ASM2569854v1, whole genome shotgun sequence encodes these proteins:
- the LOC105801048 gene encoding chloroplastic group IIB intron splicing facilitator CRS2-B, chloroplastic — protein sequence MLHAISVPNTCILCPRSRCFGQRNQGSTRFCLRASLPDNNGEFKVEYTPWLVVGLGNPGNKYHGTRHNVGFEMIDQISQSEGIALNTIQSKALVGIGAIGEVPILLAKPQAYMNFSGESVGPLAAYYQVPLRHILLIYDEMSLPNGVLRLQPKGGHGHHNGVKSVMGHLDGSREFPRLCIGIGNPPGAMDMKAYLLQKFSPAERNQINEALEQGVEAVRTLVLNGFNQKITRFNLGQKYKHHKV from the exons ATGTTGCATGCAATCTCTGTTCCAAACACTTGCATTTTGTGTCCAAGAAGCCGGTGTTTTggtcaaaggaatcaaggatcaACAAGGTTTTGTTTGCGTGCTTCTTTGCCAGATAATAATGGTGAATTTAAAGTGGAGTATACACCATGGTTGGTTGTTGGATTGGGTAACCCTGGAAATAAGTACCATGGAACTCGACACAAT GTTGGTTTTGAAATGATTGATCAAATTTCACAATCGGAAGGGATTGCATTGAATACTATACAGTCAAAAGCTTTAGTAGGGATag GTGCCATTGGAGAAGTACCAATTTTGTTGGCAAAACCTCAGGCATACATGAATTTCAGTGGGGAATCG GTTGGGCCTCTTGCTGCTTATTATCAAGTACCCCTGCGTCACATTTTATTG ATATATGACGAGATGAGCTTGCCAAATGGAGTTCTGAGGCTTCAGCCAAAAGGAGGACATGGGCATCATAATGG AGTGAAGAGTGTGATGGGGCATTTGGATGGCAGTCGTGAGTTTCCTCGGTTGTGCATAG GCATTGGAAATCCACCTGGTGCTATGGACATGAAAGCTTATCTTCTACAGAAGTTCAGTCCTGCGGAACGAAATCAG ATTAATGAAGCATTGGAACAAGGAGTTGAGGCAGTGAGGACACTGGTGCTGAATGGATTCAACCAGAAAATCACAAGATTCAATTTAGGACAGAAGTACAAGCATCACAAAGTTTGA
- the LOC105801039 gene encoding uncharacterized protein LOC105801039, with protein sequence MERGPTYGAYAELRETKLRMKSGMMQQEKEEIELKQMPTKKQVKFSSSVGVSRKGSSILAQSVSNFSATLRKENQKPPVRSGMELAPPLASGNNWTKENGVWPSNSRGSKPANAGEKK encoded by the coding sequence ATGGAAAGGGGTCCCACATATGGAGCTTATGCAGAGCTGAGAGAAACAAAGCTGAGAATGAAGAGTGGGATGATGCAACAAGAAAAGGAAGAAATCGAACTAAAACAAATGCCGACGAAGAAACAAGTGAAGTTTAGTTCAAGTGTGGGGGTTTCGAGGAAAGGGTCCTCTATTTTGGCTCAATCGGTGTCTAATTTTTCAGCAACTTTAAGGAAAGAAAACCAAAAGCCACCAGTTAGGAGTGGGATGGAATTGGCACCACCACTAGCATCAGGGAATAACTGGACAAAAGAGAATGGGGTGTGGCCGTCGAATTCGAGGGGGAGTAAACCTGCGAATGCCGGGGAGAAGAAATGA